From a region of the Pongo pygmaeus isolate AG05252 chromosome 5, NHGRI_mPonPyg2-v2.0_pri, whole genome shotgun sequence genome:
- the C5H6orf141 gene encoding uncharacterized protein C6orf141 homolog, whose amino-acid sequence MNDPFARMETRGPQGAANPMDSSRSLGDLGPFPREVGRGAPLAPGARNPATAGASRSRGGGHEDRSADRALGPRAGEEFDRESWIREKVLFLLHPERWLGTRGDSAREEVAGAEDLPHASGEDHGEEPNYPSVFQREKRISGRRVAPPRDPADPPKYVLVRVEDYQVTQEVLQTSWAKGRMTTRTEEHSVTALTFRSSREGQPGGHRGLAEPRVLQARTGAPRVHAAERRVSPSPGTWLEEIKL is encoded by the coding sequence ATGAATGACCCTTTTGCCAGGATGGAGACCCGGGGCCCTCAGGGAGCTGCGAATCCCATGGACTCCTCCCGCAGCCTGGGAGACCTCGGGCCTTTTCCGCGGGAGGTAGGGCGGGGGGCTCCGCTAGCTCCGGGCGCCCGGAATCCCGCGACAGCAGGGGCGAGCCGAAGCCGGGGCGGCGGCCACGAGGACAGATCGGCAGATCGGGCCCTCGGACCTCGGGCTGGGGAGGAATTCGACCGTGAGTCCTGGATCAGAGAGAAAGTGCTCTTTCTCCTGCACCCAGAGAGGTGGTTAGGGACTCGAGGGGACTCTGCACGGGAAGAGGTGGCCGGTGCAGAGGACCTTCCTCATGCGAGTGGAGAGGACCACGGCGAGGAGCCCAACTACCCTTCTGTCTTTCAACGAGAAAAGCGAATTTCTGGCAGGCGTGTAGCCCCGCCGCGGGACCCAGCAGACCCACCCAAATACGTGCTTGTGCGGGTGGAGGATTATCAGGTAACACAAGAAGTGTTGCAGACCTCCTGGGCCAAGGGTCGCATGACCACGAGGACTGAGGAGCACTCCGTGACCGCGCTTACTTTTCGCAGCAGTAGAGAGGGACAGCCTGGGGGACACCGGGGCCTTGCTGAACCCCGGGTTCTCCAGGCACGAACAGGGGCACCCCGCGTCCACGCCGCGGAGAGGAGGGTTTCACCGTCTCCAGGGACCTGGCTCGAGGAAATTAAACTCTAA